Proteins co-encoded in one Diabrotica undecimpunctata isolate CICGRU unplaced genomic scaffold, icDiaUnde3 ctg00000310.1, whole genome shotgun sequence genomic window:
- the LOC140431163 gene encoding uncharacterized protein has protein sequence MTLLSEDICELIQQCFKEKIENFNIKLNEGNKKGEGYIGEIIFASLENKLNGKEEHLVIKKVFNSEIEKTREFLSSSYLNEIFFYNDLWPKLKKFQNTFPEVTPVDVAAKCYGTSSVRGSEKVILENLKFKGYEIHPKRTPLSKELFEDIFALYGKYHATSFAFKHYHPEEFHELASNLKNNWCGFQETELCITAIKHSFGGVKMILEFTKEEDILRKMAPYIENGRKIYSDSLNYEGPNSVIIHGDCWSNNMMFKYNDKKQLEDIKLIDFQMSSASTPVFDLTYTFYSGAGPEELKNWEHFLKVYHNSLKLSLQQYNLDVDKIYPYETLKAEWKEYIQFSFIMGILIWGAKFVEEDEIIDLDVTENKEERTSLKAKEQYAFHVLALIEHFYLNNFFIES, from the exons ATGACTCTGCTTTCGGAGGATATTTGTGAATTAATTCAACAATGTTTTaaagaaaaaatcgaaaattttaatattaaattaaacgaaGGAAACAAAAAAGGTGAGGGGTATATTGGAGAAATTATTTTTGCTTCTCTGGAAAATAAACTAAACGGCAAAGAAGAACATTTggttataaaaaaagtatttaatagTGAAATAGAAAAGACGCGTGAGTTTTTGTCATCGTCATATTTAAACgaaatattcttttacaatgaTTTGTGGCCTAAATTAAAGAAATTCCAGAATACGTTTCCGGAAGTTACACCTGTGGATGTCGCAGCAAAATGTTACGGAACGTCTAGTGTGAGGGGAAGCGAAAAAGTGATTTTGGAAAATTTAAAGTTCAAAGGTTATGAAATACACCCTAAACGGACGCCGTTAAGCAAGGAATTATTTGAAGATATATTTGCTTTATATGGAAAATACCACGCAACGTCTTTTGCATTCAAACATTATCATCCAGAAGAATTTCATGAATTGGCatcgaatttaaaaaataattggtGTGGTTTTCAAGAAACCGAACTCTGCATTACAGCTATTAAACACAGTTTTGGGGGTGTCAAAATGATTCTGGAGTTtactaaagaagaagatattttaagAAAAATGGCACCTTATATTgaaaatggtagaaagatttattCTGACAGTCTTAATTATGAAGGTCCAAATTCAGTTATAATACATGGTGATTGCTGGAGCAATAATATGATGTTTAAGTACAAT GATAAAAAACAACTCGAAGATATAAAACTAATAGATTTCCAAATGTCAAGCGCATCGACTCCTGTATTTGATCTTACATATACATTTTACTCCGGGGCGGGTCCGGAGGAACTTAAAAATTGGgaacattttttaaaagtttatcaCAACAGCCTCAAATTATCGCTACAGCAGTATAACCTcgatgttgataaaatttatccaTATGAAACCCTTAAAGCAGAATGGAAAGAGTATATTCAGTTTAGTTTTATTATGGGCATTTTGATTTGGGGTGCAAAGTTTGTTGAGGAGGACGAAATAATTGACTTGGATGTTACGGAAAATAAGGAGGAACGAACAAGCTTGAAAGCAAAAGAACAATATGCTTTTCATGTCTTAGCTTTAattgaacatttttatttaaataactttttcATTGAAAGTTga